In Hydractinia symbiolongicarpus strain clone_291-10 chromosome 13, HSymV2.1, whole genome shotgun sequence, a single genomic region encodes these proteins:
- the LOC130624253 gene encoding trichohyalin-like, protein MKYNAYHEGAKIFKTSICHIKEQIMQMKQENYHLRSAIERCKIEIQNLRDENTKLSSSSKNSTMDCDNLKVMNDEITVCLKQAQQENAISCEAICRLEVELKSKVEEKFELQKQLDMYEYELKHLESQYHTCFQEKSELEKQCTKMSEHLEEIQQKVERLKEEKTQLEHHTSTRVQEIAQQLNNTESERDELKRISKENEQKIYDLNNDLTSASTQNAKLRENNKKYKDAVIELQEENEMQTEQLHHYKQLEESCTNLKQENHQLVEKLQKEEQNFKCQKEELQQALEELSSLRTHTKRQDEQLKEMTNIQECLNKSIGELENNSGIKSEQLREMEEKGKLKIASLEKLTSRLQIFTRKLEQDLDLTRCELKDRRKEVSELKQENLEKDFQLQEIERDLKAKDNLLKTKEKESTSFQESYQSLKAELLVLREKHREFQKQNEEERKMDENESMLILKRMNEMKIKQEEKIKSDEQNHKFHELQAKIVELENKLRTEESNLCAERVEKSYLKQELQRMQLRNKTVKTLQCDNS, encoded by the exons ATGAAGTATAATGCATACCATGAAGGtgcgaaaatttttaaaacatcgaTTTGTCATATAAAAGAACAAATCATGCAAATGAAGCAAGAAAATTACCATTTGCGAAGCGCAATAGAGAGATGCAAAATTGAAATACAAAATCTTCGCGATGAAAACACAAAACTTTCAAGCTCTTCGAAGAATTCCACAATGGATTGTGACAATCTGAAAGTTATGAATGATGAAATTACTGTATGTCTCAAGCAG GCTCAACAAGAAAACGCAATCTCTTGTGAAGCAATATGCAGACTCGAAGTCGAGTTAAAATCAAAAGTAGAGGAGAAATTCGAGTTACAGAAGCAACTTGATATGTACGAGTACGAGCTaaagcatttggaaagccaGTATCACACATGCTTTCAAGAAAAAAGTGAGTTGGAGAAACAATGCACCAAAATGTCAGAACATCTGGAAGAAATACAACAAAAAGTCGAGAgactaaaagaagaaaaaacacaaCTGGAACATCACACAAGC ACTCGTGTTCAGGAAATTGCTCAGCAGTTAAACAACACAGAGAGTGAAAGAGATGAGTTGAAAAGAATTTCTAA GGAAAACGAACAGAAAATTTATGATTTGAATAATGATTTGACATCAGCTAGCACTCAG AACGCCAAGTTGAGagaaaacaacaagaaataCAAAGATGCGGTGATTGAACTTCAAGAAGAGAATGAAATGCAGACAGAA CAATTACATCATTACAAACAGCTTGAAGAATCTTGTACAAATCTTAAACAAGAAAATCATCAACTCGTggaaaaattgcaaaaagaagaacaaaattttaaatgtcaGAAAGAAGAACTTCAGCAAGCG CTTGAAGAGTTATCATCTTTACGAACTCACACTAAAAGACAGGATGAGCAACTTAAGGAAATGACAAATATACAG GAATGTCTTAACAAGTCCATTGGTGAATTAGAAAATAACAGTGGTATAAAATCTGAACAACTTAGAGAAATGGAAGAGAAGGGAAAGTTAAAGAT CGCTTCTCTTGAAAAGCTGACTTCAAGATTACAAATATTTACCAGGAAACTGGAACAGGATTTAGACCTGACGAG GTGTGAACTAAAGGACAGAAGAAAGGAAGTGTCAGagttaaaacaagaaaatttagAGAAGGATTTTCAACTACAAGAAATTGAACGAGATTTGAAAGCGAAAGACAATCTGTTGAAAACAAAGGAGAAGGAGAGTACTTCTTTTCAAGAAAG CTACCAGTCGTTGAAGGCTGAACTTTTAGTACTGAGGGAAAAACACAGAGAGTTTCAAAAGCAAAATGAAGAAGAGAGGAAAATGGATGAAAACGAAag TATGCTTATTCTTAAACGAATGAACgagatgaaaataaaacaagaagaaaaaataaagtcaGACGAACAAAACCACAAATTTCATGAATTACAAGCGAAG ATTGTTGAACtggaaaataaattaagaacTGAAGAATCAAACTTGTGTGCAGAACGTGTTGAGAAATCCTACTTGAAACAAGAACTGCAACGTATGCAGTTGAGAAATAAAACAGTAAAAACTCTTCAATGCGACAATAGTTAA